CTCTTGCCGGCGAACACCTCCCGCGTCACCTGGAACTCGTCGCCCAGCGAGGCGATGAGATAGTCCTTCAAGCCGCCGGGAAAATGGAACTCGGCCTTCGCCGGGGTCGAATCCTTCTCCTTTATCAACGACGGATCGCAGGACCAGCGGATGTTCACGCCGCCGAAGAGGTAGGCCTTGGAACGCGCCATGCGGTAGAGCCGGGCCGGCTCGAAGACGTGGCCCTTGAATATCTGCGGGTCGGGATGGAAGCGGGTGCGCGTGCCGCGCCGGTTATGGACCTCGCCCAGGTGTTCGAGCTTGCCTTGGGGAACGCCACGCGAAAAGCGCTGGCGGTAGAGCTGGCGGCCGCGCGCCACCTCGACTTCCAGCATGTCCGACAGCGCGTTGACCACCGAAACGCCGACCCCATGCAGGCCGCCGGACGTCTCATAGACCTTGGAATCGAATTTGCCGCCGGAATGCAGCGTCGTCATGATGACTTCGAGTGCCGACTTGTTCTTGAACTTCGGATGCGGATCGACGGGAATGCCGCGGCCGTTGTCCGTCACCGTCAGGAAGCCGTCTGCTCCGAGTTCGACATCGATGAACGTCGCGTGCCCGGCGACCGCTTCGTCCATCGAATTGTCGATGACCTCGGCGAAGAGATGATGCAGCGCCTTTTCGTCGGTGCCGCCGATATACATGCCCGGACGCCGCCGGACCGGCTCGAGGCCTTCGAGAACCTCGATGTCCGCGGCGCTATAGCTGTCGCTGGCGTCCTTCACCGCTCCCCGCCGGGCGGCTTGCGCCAGCGGTTCGGCAGTCTTCACCGGCGCGCGCGCCATTCCCGGCCGCCGTTCCAAGCTGCCGAAGAGGTCGTTGCCGTCATCCATACGCGATCTCGTTGCCCTTACGAATCAAATCCATAGTGCCATTTTTCAGCGTCGGGATCGATCATGTTCGATCTATGTTCCGTTCAAAGATTCGCGCCGGATGGAACGGTTCGATAACCAAGCGCTCCAAAATACCCCCGGATACACCCTGTCTGATTCCTGAAGTTTTAAGAATGGCGCGTAGCCTGCCTGCATAAAAAGACGTGGGCGTGCAGGGATTGGGCTTTGAAACGTAAGATCATCACCATGATCGGCATTGCCGCTGTGATGGGAGCTGTCTCCATATTCGCAGCGGACGCCTGGATCAAGAGAGCGGCCAGCGAAAGAGCGCGCGCCATGGCGGACAACGCGCCGAAGCCGGCGCCTGCCGAGCCCGCCGTCGAGTTCAAGACGATCGTCGTCGCCAGGGAGCCATTGCGCTTCGGCATGCCGCTGGATCGCGTGCAACTCGCCGAGATCCCATGGCCGCAGGAAGCGATGCCGCAGGGCGCCTTTGCGTCGATCGACGGGCTGTTTGCCGAAGGATCGCGCGTCGTGCTCACGCCGATCGAACCGAATGAGCCGGTATTGCTCGCCAAGCTTTCCGGTCCGAACGGCCGCGCCACGCTGTCGAACCTGCTGACGCCGGGCATGCGCGCCGTGACCATCAAGACCGACGAGATCGCCGGCGTCGGCGGTTTCGTGACGCCGGGCGACCGGGTCGACGTCGTGCTGACCCGCGACGCCGGCGAGATCGAGGAAGTCCAGAAGAACGCGCAGGGCGCTTCAGGGTCGACAATCACCACGGAGGTGGTCGTCGAGAACGCCAAGGTTCTTTCCGTCGGCCAGGCCGCCGACGAACGCCAGACGGCCCCTCAGGTCGCAAGCTCGGTCACGATCGAGGTGACGACCGCGGGGGCGCAGAAGATCGCGCTCGCCCGCAATGTCGGCAGCCTGTCGCTCACGCTGCGCGCCAGCGCCGAGGACGACGGAAGCGGCACGGGCCTGACCACGATCTCGGCCTTCAGCGGATCGGCCGCGAGCCGTGCGATGGAGAAGGTCAGCAAGCTGATCACCTCCGCGACGGAAGAGCCTGAGGGACCGAAGCACAAGACGGTGATCGTCACCCGTGCGCTGGACTCGAAGCCTTATCAGGTGGTCGTGCCGCCCAAGGGAGCGAAGGGCGCCCAGGCAAGGTCCGGGACCGCTGGCGGCGCAGGGGTCGGAGAGCCTGTGGTTCTCACCGTTACGGGCGAACAGAACGCACCGACGAACTGAACAACGGCTGGGGAGCCGTGATTAGGGGACGGGGAATGAACAGCTGGACTCGGAATACGGCTGGGATCGCGATGATCCGGAAAGGCGCCGTGGCTTTCGCGGCGGCGATCCTGGCGGGAACGTTCGTGCTGGTGCAGCAGACGGAGGTTCGCGCCGCCGATGGGGTCATCCGGATTTCCTCCACAAAGCCGGCGTCGGTGAAGATCGCCAAGGGCAAGCCGCGCACCATCAAGACCGACGTGCCGTTCTACGAGATCGTGATCGGCGATCCGGAAGTCGCGAACATCAATCCGCTGACCGACCAGTCATTCTATGTGCTCGGCAACAATCTCGGCACCACCGCCATCGCGCTGTTCGACCAGAACAAGCAACTTGTCGGAACCGTCGATATCGAGGTGACGCTCGACACCGACCGCCTGGCGAGCACGATCCGCGACACGGTCCCGGATGCCGACATCAAGGTGAAGTCGGCTAACGGTCGTCTGGTTCTGTCTGGCGAGGCCAAGGACGCGGTCGCGGCTGAAAAGGCGCAGCAGATCGCGTCCGAGTTCTCCGGCTCGGAAAACGTCATCAATTCCGTCAACATCTCCTCGTCGCAACAGGTCCAGCTCAACGTCCGCTTTGTGGAGATCAACCGCCAGGTCGGCCGCGAACTCGGAACGACGCTGAATGCGTCCTACTTCGGCAGCAACGGCGGCATCAGCTTCAATTCCGCGCCCAAGAGCACGTCCTCCACGCCCGCGGGCCAGATCATAGGCGGCCTGATAACTGGCGGCTGGACGATCGACATGGCGATCAAGGCGCTGGAGGACCGCGGCGTGGCGCGTTTGCTCGCCGAGCCCAATCTCATCGCCCGCTCCGGCGAGAAGGCCAGCTTCCTTGCCGGCGGCGAATTTCCGATCCCGATCTCGGAAGACGACAACAAGATCACCGTCACCTACAAGAAGTACGGCGTCAGCCTGGATTTCAAGCCGACCGTGCTGAAGGACGGGCTTATCAGCCTCGACATCGAGCCGGAAGTGTCGTCGGTCGACACATCCGCCTCCTATCAGGTCGGCAACATCGCCATTCCCGGTTTCATCGTGCGGCGCGCCAGCACGTCGATCGACCTCAAGAGCGGCCAGAGCTTCATGATCGCCGGCCTGCTGCAGAGCGAGAACAGTCTCGGCAACCAGCGCGTGCCGGGAGTGGGCCAGATGCCGGTCATTGGCGCGCTGTTCTCGTCGAAGGCCTATCAGCGTCGGGAGACCGATCTGGTGATGATCGTGACGCCGCATCTGGTGAAGCCGATAGACCCGACGAAGAAGGTAATGACACCGGTCGACCAGATGGCACCCGGAAACGACGCGGATTTCTTCCTCGGCAATGTCGAGGAGGTGAAGGTGTCCGACGCGAACCGCGCGCTGTCGTCTTCGCGCCGCAGTGCGGCGCCTAAGTCCGGCCACTTCCTCGATCTCTCGGAGTAGCACGATGAAGCGCCTTTCCCTGCTCGCGATCGCGCTGGCGGCCAGCGGCTGCACCAGCGACCAGACCATGCGGATGGACGGCGTCACCCCCGGCGCGGGCGAGGCGATCGCCGCCAACATGGTGATGCAGATGGTCGATCCGTGGCCTACGGGCGTCGACGACACCGAGCTTCTCGTTCCGGCGCAGCGGGCCGCTCAGGCCGCCGAAGCGCAAGCGTCCGGCAAGGTGACGGGCGAGGACAGCGGCCGCGCGACGTCGTCTTCCGTCGTCTCAGACTGAGGTTCGACATGGCAGCCCAGACCACCCCGAAGACGATCCTGCTGGTATCGACCGACAAGGCTTTCGTGCAGGATGCGCGCGCGGCCTTCGCGACATCGGAAAAGATCACCGTCGTTGCGGTCGAGAAACCTGTGACCGATCTGCGGGGCGAGATCCACGATGCCGAAGGCGACGCCGTCATCATCGATCTCGATGCCTCCAGGCTCGACCAGATCGAATCCCTGCAGCGTATCGTGCGCCGGCTTGAAGGCCGGACCCCGATCGTCGTCGTCACGCGGGAGTTCAACGCCGCTGCGGTGCGCATACTCGTCCAGCTTCAGATCGCGGACTTCCTGACCAAGCCGTTGACGACAGCCGATCTCGTGCGCTCGTGCTTGCGCGCCTTGCAAGGGCAGGGCAGGGACGAAAGCACGGAATCTGAAATCTACACCTTCATGCCGGCGGCCGGCGGCGTGGGCACGACCACGCTGGCCCTCCAGACGGCATTCCAGCTCCATAATTCCGTCTCACGCGGCGCCTCGACCTGCATTGTCGACCTGAATTTCCAGCAGGGCGCCTGCGCGGAGTATCTGGACCTCGATCCGCGCTTCGACATCACGGAGATCGAGAACCAGCCCGAGCGCCTCGACCGCCAGCTTCTCGATGCCATGCTGTCGAAACATGCGAGCGGCCTTTGCGTGCTGGCGGCGCCGACGAAGCCGTCCGAGATGCGTTCGTTCAACACCGACGTCGTCGTGCGCATGCTCGACCTCGTCTCGGCCTATTTCGACAATGTTGTCATCGACATGCCGCGCACGTGGTTCCCGTGGACCGAAACGGTGCTGCTCGGCTCCAACCGCCTCTACATCGTGTCGGAAATGACGGTTCCGTGCCTGCGCCACACGCAGCGTCTCATCCAGGCGATCTACGAGACGGTCGGCAAGGAAGTGAAGCCCAACGTCATCGTCAATCGTTTCGAGCAGCGCATGTTCGAGAACGGCATCAAGCAGGCCGACGTCCAGGCGATCCTCGGCGAGCATTTCGTCGGCGGTATTTCCAACAATTACAAGCTGGTGCGCGAAGCTGTTGATCGCGGCGTGCCGCTGCAACAGATCGATCCGCGCGCCAACGTCATCGCCGATCTCAGGCGCATCATCCTGCCGGAAGAGGTGGAAGCCGAGGAGCAGAAGTCGAAGTCGTTCCTGTCGTTCGGCCGCAGTCTGCTTGGGAAGAAGAAGGCATGAGCTCGCGCTTCTCCACGCTTCAGGGGCGCAGCGCGGCGCCGGTCAAGCAGGCGGAGCATCCCGCTCCGGCCGCCAGCGCTGTCATCCTGCCGGCGATGCGGCCGGCGGCGCCCCGGCCGGAATCGGTGGGCATCAAGAGCAATCGCGTGCTCGACGCCCGCGACCGCATCCATCGCATGCTGATCGAGGAGATCAACCTCGTCGCGCTGGAGCGATTGCCCCGGCCGGAAATGCGCAAGCAGGTCCACGACTTCGTGTCGGAGAAGATCCGCGAAGAGCGCATGGCAATCAATGTGGCGGAACTCGATGCGCTGGTCGACGACATCGTTGACGAGATGGTCGGACTGGGGCCGCTGGAGCCTCTGCTCAAGGACCCTGACATCGCCGACATCCTCATCAATGGGCATCGCAGTTGCTTTGTCGAAAAGAAGGGCAAGCTGACGCAGGTCCAGATCCCGTTCAAGGATGAGGCGCACCTGCTGCGCATCGTCAACAAGATCGTGGCGGCCGTCGGCAGGCGCGTGGACGAGTCCCAGCCCATGGTCGACGCCCGCATGAGCGATGGCTCGCGCTTCAACGCCGCGATCCGCCCCATTGCCGTGGACGGGCCGCTGATCTCGATCCGCAAATTCTCCAAGCACAAGCTGGGCCTGAACCAGCTGGTGGAGTTCGGCGCGCTCACACAGAACATGGCGGAGGTGCTGGCGGCCGCGGTCCACGCCCGCAAGACAACCATCATCTCGGGAGGCACGGGCACCGGCAAGACGACCATGCTCAACGCCCTCTCGGCCTATATCTCCGAGGACGAACGCCTGATCACCATCGAGGACGCAGCCGAGCTTCAGCTCCAGCAGCCGCATGTGGCGCGCATGGAAACCCGCCCGGCCAACGTTGAGGGACATGGCGAGCTTAAGCAGCGCGATCTCGTCAAGAACGCGCTGCGCATGCGCCCCGACCGCGTCATTCTCGGCGAGTGTCGCGGCGAGGAAGCCTTCGACATGCTTCAGGCCATGAACACCGGTCATGAAGGGTCGATGGCCACGATCCACGCCAATACCCCCCGCGACGCCATCGGTCGCCTGGAGCAGATGCTCGGCATGACCGGCATGCCGATGACGGTCCAGTCGATCCGCAGCCAGATCTCCAGCGCCCTCGACATCATCGTGCAGCTTACCCGCCTGTCCGACGGCAAGCGCAAGGTGACCAGCGTCGCGGAAGTCACCGGCATGGAAGGCGACGTCATCCAGATGCAGGAGATTTTCCGTTTCGTGCGCACCGGCATGGAGCCGGACGGCAAGATACAGGGCTATTTCGAGGCGACCGGCCTGCGTCCGCGCTTCCTCGAGGATCTGCGCGCCATGGGCATCGAGTTCCCGGGCAAGTATTTCGAACCCGGCAAACCGCAGGCCTGAACGAGAATGGGCAGCGAGCTCTTCCTGATCTATGCGGCGGTGGGCCTGACGGCGATCATGATCGCCGAGGCGATCTACCTCATGCTGTCTTCCAGTCAGGACAGGCGCGCCGCGATCAACCGCCGCATGAAGCTCCAGGACAAGCGGCTGACGCAAGAGCAGGTGCTGATCCAGTTGCGCAAGGAGCGCGGCGTCGACGGCGGCAAGTCGCTGTTCACGCCCGCCGGGCTGCGCGCGTTGCGCATCCAGTCCGGCCTGACGACGCCGCTCCCGCAATTCCTGCTGAAGACCTCCGGCGCGGCGCTGGTGGTCACCCTGCTCGCTGTCTGGAAAGGTTTGCCTCTGCTCTTCTCGCCGCCGCTTTTCGTGGCGCTTTCGATGCTCTTCCCGATCTTCGCCATGAAATATCTGCTTGGCCGCCGTCACAAGATGTTCGGCATGCAGTTGCCGGAGGCGATCGAGCTCATCACGCGCGGCCTCAAGGCGGGTCATCCGGTGCCGGTGGCGATCGCCATGGTGGCGCGCGAGATGCCCGACCCGATCGGCACGGAATTCGGCGTCATCGCCGACGAGGTGACCTACGGCTCCGATCTGATCACCGCGCTCCAGAACATGTTCGAGCGCGTCGGCCACGAGGATCTGCCGCTTTTCGTCACGGCGGTCTCGATCCAGAGCACGACCGGCGGCAATCTGCGCGAAATCCTTGACGGTCTCGCCACGGTCATCCGCGAGCGCGGCAAGCTCAGGCGCAAGGTGCGCTCGATCTCCACCGAAGGGCGCATGTCGGCCTATATCCTCACCGCGGTGCCCGCGCTGCTGTTCGCAGGCATCATGGTGCTGATGCCGAAATTCTACAGCGAGGTCTGGGGCGAGCCGATGACCTGGTATCTGCTCGGCGGTTCGATCTCCTGGCTGATGCTGGGTAATCTGATGATGTTCAAGATGGCCAATTTCAAGTTCTAGACCCCGGATGGACGCGCTTTTCGATATACTCTCCCCCGGTCAGTCGCTGCTGCTGCCCGCTGCGCTGCTGATGCTGGCGGTCGGCGGCGTTGCGCTGGCCTGGCCGCTTCTGGCCGGCGGCGATGGTCGCGGCGAGATGAAGCGGCGGCTGAAGGTCGAGGAGAAGGGGCCTGCGCTGAAGCCCGAAGCGCCGGCGGACAAGAAGGCGGCCGCGCTCGTACACGAACGCGCGCTGAAGACCGCGCAGGAGTTCTATGCCAAGAGCGATCCGGAAAACGTCGCCCGGCTCAGGATGAAGCTGATCCAGGCCGGCTATATGCAGCCCAACGCGGTGGGCAATTACTTCCTGGCCCGCTTCGGCATGTTCTTCGGCTTTGCGCTGCTGGCCTTTGTGGTCGAACGCTGGCTGGGCCGCGAGGCCACCGCGTTCAGCCGCTGGACCTTCGTCGTCATGGCCGGCGGCGCGGGTTACTTCATGACCGGCCTTTTTCTCGCGGGCCGCATCCGCACCAAGATGCGCGAATACCGCAACGGTTTTCCGGACTTCATGGATCTGATGATCGTCTGTTCCGACGCGGGCATGAGCATGGAAGCTGGCATCGAACGCGTGTCGAAGGAGCTGGCCCTGACCTATCCTTCGCTCAGCCAGAATCTTCAACTCGTCTCGCTCGAGTTGCGGGCCGGTCGCCGGCTGGATGATGCGCTGCGATCGCTTTCCGACCGGCTCAATCTCGACGAGGTACGGTCTTTCGCGACGCTTCTGCAGCAGTCGAAGGAACTGGGCACGAGCCTCTCCGGATCGTTGCGCGTCTTCTCCGACGAGATGCGGCACAAGCGCATGTCGCTGGCCGAGGAGAAGGCGCATGCGCTCCCCGCCAAGATGTCGGTGCCGGTGACGGTCTGCATCCTGCCCGTCGTGCTGATGATCGCCATCATTCCGATCATCGTGAAGCTGAGCATGATGGACTGACGCGAACGGCGTAATCGAAAATTAAACGAGATTGCTGACCGAAGCTTAAGCCCTGCCTGCTACGCTGCTGAATCATAGAGCACCCGGAAAACGGGTCAGGCGGGACAGGGACATGAACAGGACACTCACTGCCATCATGGCAGCGGCGGCGATCGCCGTGCTGTCGGGCTGTTCGACAAGCGGCGTCGACACGACCCAGACGACCTCTATCGCGGCGAAGGCGAAGGACATCAGCGCGGCCGATCTGGCGAAAGGAAAGGCGCAGTTCCGTGACGCCAATTACGGTCTGGCCGAAAAACACTTTCGCAAGGCCGTGGAGCTTCGCGCTTCGAATGCTGAGGCTTGGATGGGACTGGCGGCATCGTATGACGAACTCGGCCGCTTCGATTTCGCCGACCGCGCCTATGAGCAGTTGCTGAAGATCGCCGGCCGCAAGCCGCAGGTCGTCAACAATATGGGCTACTCGCAATTGCTGCGCGGCAACAAGACCAAAGCGCGCGAATTACTGATGGAAGCGAAGCAGAACATGGCGGACACCACCGTCGTGGACGCCAATCTCGCGCTGCTGGCTAAAACCTGAGACCGACCGCCGGTCGCCCGGCGGCCGTCGATTGACCCTGCCTACTCGGCGGCGCCGAGATATTCGGTCAGCGGCGGACAGGAACAGATCAGGTTGCGGTCGCCCGCGACGTTGTCGATGCGCGATACCGGCGGCCAGTATTTGGCCGCCGTCGCGTCGCCCGCCGGATAGGCCGCTTCCAGTCGCGAATAGGGATGCGCCCATTCGCCCGCGAGCACTTCGGCTGCCGTGTGCGGAGAATTCGCCAGCGGATTGTCGTCCGTCGGCCATTCTCCGCTCGCCACTTTCGCAGCTTCGCGTGCAATCAGGACCATCGCGTCGCAGAAGCGGTCCAGTTCGCGCTTCGGCTCGGATTCCGTCGGCTCGACCATCAGCGTACCGGCCACCGGCCAGGACATGGTCGGCGCGTGGAAACCGTAGTCGATCAAGCGCTTGGCGACATCTTCCACAGTGACGCCTCCGGCATCCTTCAGCACACGCGTATCGAGGATGCACTCATGCGCGACGCGCCCCTGCTTGCCGGTGTAGAGCACGGGATAGTGAGCGCTCAGTCTGGCCGCGATGTAGTTGGCGTTGAGAATCGCGATCTCCGTCGCCTGCTTCAGTCCGGCCGCGCCCATCATGCGGATATACATCCAGGTGATAGGCAGGATCGACGCGCTGCCGAAAGGCGCTGCCGAGACGGCGTGGTCGCTGCCTTCCGCCTCATGGCCCGGCAGGTAGGGCTTGAGATGCGACTTCACACCGATCGGACCGACACCCGGGCCGCCGCCGCCATGCGGGATGCAGAAGGTCTTGTGCAGGTTCATGTGGCAGACATCGCCGCCAAGGTCGCCCAGCCTCGCCAGCCCCACCAGCGCGTTCAGGTTTGCGCCATCGAGGTAGACCTGACCACCGTTGTCGTGGATTATCTGGCAGATCTCCCGCACGCCTTCCTCGAACACGCCATGCGTCGACGGGTAGGTCATCATCAGCGCCGACAGGCTGGCCGCATGCTCGGCCGCCTTTGCCTTGAGGTCGTCGATATCAACGTCGCCGGCATCGGTGCACTTCACAACCACCACCTTCATGCCCGCCATCGCCGCGCTCGCCGGATTGGTGCCGTGCGCGGAGGAAGGGATGAGGCAGATGTCGCGATGATCGCCGCCGCGCGCCAGATGA
The window above is part of the Rhizobiaceae bacterium genome. Proteins encoded here:
- the cpaB gene encoding Flp pilus assembly protein CpaB; this translates as MKRKIITMIGIAAVMGAVSIFAADAWIKRAASERARAMADNAPKPAPAEPAVEFKTIVVAREPLRFGMPLDRVQLAEIPWPQEAMPQGAFASIDGLFAEGSRVVLTPIEPNEPVLLAKLSGPNGRATLSNLLTPGMRAVTIKTDEIAGVGGFVTPGDRVDVVLTRDAGEIEEVQKNAQGASGSTITTEVVVENAKVLSVGQAADERQTAPQVASSVTIEVTTAGAQKIALARNVGSLSLTLRASAEDDGSGTGLTTISAFSGSAASRAMEKVSKLITSATEEPEGPKHKTVIVTRALDSKPYQVVVPPKGAKGAQARSGTAGGAGVGEPVVLTVTGEQNAPTN
- a CDS encoding response regulator/pilus assembly protein — protein: MAAQTTPKTILLVSTDKAFVQDARAAFATSEKITVVAVEKPVTDLRGEIHDAEGDAVIIDLDASRLDQIESLQRIVRRLEGRTPIVVVTREFNAAAVRILVQLQIADFLTKPLTTADLVRSCLRALQGQGRDESTESEIYTFMPAAGGVGTTTLALQTAFQLHNSVSRGASTCIVDLNFQQGACAEYLDLDPRFDITEIENQPERLDRQLLDAMLSKHASGLCVLAAPTKPSEMRSFNTDVVVRMLDLVSAYFDNVVIDMPRTWFPWTETVLLGSNRLYIVSEMTVPCLRHTQRLIQAIYETVGKEVKPNVIVNRFEQRMFENGIKQADVQAILGEHFVGGISNNYKLVREAVDRGVPLQQIDPRANVIADLRRIILPEEVEAEEQKSKSFLSFGRSLLGKKKA
- a CDS encoding CpaF family protein — protein: MSSRFSTLQGRSAAPVKQAEHPAPAASAVILPAMRPAAPRPESVGIKSNRVLDARDRIHRMLIEEINLVALERLPRPEMRKQVHDFVSEKIREERMAINVAELDALVDDIVDEMVGLGPLEPLLKDPDIADILINGHRSCFVEKKGKLTQVQIPFKDEAHLLRIVNKIVAAVGRRVDESQPMVDARMSDGSRFNAAIRPIAVDGPLISIRKFSKHKLGLNQLVEFGALTQNMAEVLAAAVHARKTTIISGGTGTGKTTMLNALSAYISEDERLITIEDAAELQLQQPHVARMETRPANVEGHGELKQRDLVKNALRMRPDRVILGECRGEEAFDMLQAMNTGHEGSMATIHANTPRDAIGRLEQMLGMTGMPMTVQSIRSQISSALDIIVQLTRLSDGKRKVTSVAEVTGMEGDVIQMQEIFRFVRTGMEPDGKIQGYFEATGLRPRFLEDLRAMGIEFPGKYFEPGKPQA
- a CDS encoding type II and III secretion system protein family protein, encoding MNSWTRNTAGIAMIRKGAVAFAAAILAGTFVLVQQTEVRAADGVIRISSTKPASVKIAKGKPRTIKTDVPFYEIVIGDPEVANINPLTDQSFYVLGNNLGTTAIALFDQNKQLVGTVDIEVTLDTDRLASTIRDTVPDADIKVKSANGRLVLSGEAKDAVAAEKAQQIASEFSGSENVINSVNISSSQQVQLNVRFVEINRQVGRELGTTLNASYFGSNGGISFNSAPKSTSSTPAGQIIGGLITGGWTIDMAIKALEDRGVARLLAEPNLIARSGEKASFLAGGEFPIPISEDDNKITVTYKKYGVSLDFKPTVLKDGLISLDIEPEVSSVDTSASYQVGNIAIPGFIVRRASTSIDLKSGQSFMIAGLLQSENSLGNQRVPGVGQMPVIGALFSSKAYQRRETDLVMIVTPHLVKPIDPTKKVMTPVDQMAPGNDADFFLGNVEEVKVSDANRALSSSRRSAAPKSGHFLDLSE
- a CDS encoding type II secretion system F family protein: MGSELFLIYAAVGLTAIMIAEAIYLMLSSSQDRRAAINRRMKLQDKRLTQEQVLIQLRKERGVDGGKSLFTPAGLRALRIQSGLTTPLPQFLLKTSGAALVVTLLAVWKGLPLLFSPPLFVALSMLFPIFAMKYLLGRRHKMFGMQLPEAIELITRGLKAGHPVPVAIAMVAREMPDPIGTEFGVIADEVTYGSDLITALQNMFERVGHEDLPLFVTAVSIQSTTGGNLREILDGLATVIRERGKLRRKVRSISTEGRMSAYILTAVPALLFAGIMVLMPKFYSEVWGEPMTWYLLGGSISWLMLGNLMMFKMANFKF
- a CDS encoding type II secretion system F family protein encodes the protein MDALFDILSPGQSLLLPAALLMLAVGGVALAWPLLAGGDGRGEMKRRLKVEEKGPALKPEAPADKKAAALVHERALKTAQEFYAKSDPENVARLRMKLIQAGYMQPNAVGNYFLARFGMFFGFALLAFVVERWLGREATAFSRWTFVVMAGGAGYFMTGLFLAGRIRTKMREYRNGFPDFMDLMIVCSDAGMSMEAGIERVSKELALTYPSLSQNLQLVSLELRAGRRLDDALRSLSDRLNLDEVRSFATLLQQSKELGTSLSGSLRVFSDEMRHKRMSLAEEKAHALPAKMSVPVTVCILPVVLMIAIIPIIVKLSMMD